The Methylomonas koyamae genome has a segment encoding these proteins:
- a CDS encoding class I SAM-dependent methyltransferase, with protein MPRISLVNAAQLAVKSCLRPGDIAVDATLGNGYDTVFLAESVGPAGHVYGFDVQRRALVSSYQKLLANDLQRRVTLRLASHADMLEVLPEQVQGKVAAVMFNLGYLPGADKTVMTHADSTLRALAAARQVLAESGVITVLAYPGHAGGGEETERLAEWLCGIDPGQFKTELLLSQFDKPGAPRLFILRKRADLL; from the coding sequence ATGCCTCGCATTTCTCTGGTTAACGCGGCTCAGCTTGCCGTTAAATCCTGTCTGCGGCCAGGCGACATTGCCGTCGATGCGACGCTGGGCAACGGTTACGATACGGTGTTTTTGGCTGAATCTGTCGGTCCGGCTGGTCATGTTTACGGTTTCGACGTGCAGCGCCGTGCCTTGGTCAGCAGCTACCAAAAACTGTTGGCCAACGACCTGCAGCGGCGGGTAACGTTACGTTTGGCCAGCCACGCCGATATGCTCGAGGTCTTGCCCGAACAGGTCCAGGGCAAGGTTGCCGCAGTCATGTTCAATCTGGGCTATCTGCCCGGCGCCGACAAAACCGTAATGACTCACGCAGATTCCACCCTCAGAGCATTGGCAGCAGCCCGTCAAGTGCTGGCCGAATCCGGAGTTATTACGGTACTGGCTTATCCGGGCCACGCCGGCGGCGGCGAAGAAACCGAGCGGTTAGCGGAATGGTTGTGCGGCATCGATCCGGGCCAGTTCAAAACCGAACTGCTGTTGAGCCAGTTCGACAAGCCCGGCGCTCCCCGGCTTTTTATTCTGCGCAAACGGGCCGATCTGCTATGA
- a CDS encoding NAD(P)/FAD-dependent oxidoreductase: MEIDVLIVGQGLAGSLLAWELAGRGLAVCVVDNELCNASRVAAGLVNPVSGRRLVLQPNIAGLLPAARHCYGRLARFFGDQFFVERPMWKILSGPAQKQQTERRLQQAEYAEYLQAIDVGGHGVVAPFGILHQLQTGYLKTEALLDALRTWLLASGAYRQAEFDYAAMCLEPDLRWRDIKPKRIVFCEGYLAQANPWFGRLPFQPAKGVILSCTSQTPLPSQILNYGHWLLPLTVDTFKTGATFDPLNLNLDPEPASEKSLLADLHAIVPDLGGIRVIRHQAGIRPATLDKEPLIGRHPRYSGLYIFNGFGAKGSLLIPWHAARFADYLQQRMPLLPSCDIKRYYASHFSG; the protein is encoded by the coding sequence ATGGAAATCGATGTTTTGATCGTCGGCCAGGGACTCGCCGGCAGTCTTTTGGCCTGGGAATTGGCTGGCAGAGGCTTGGCCGTGTGTGTGGTCGACAATGAGCTTTGTAATGCGTCGCGGGTTGCGGCGGGTCTGGTCAATCCGGTCAGCGGCCGGCGGCTGGTGTTACAGCCTAACATCGCCGGCTTGTTGCCGGCAGCCCGGCACTGCTATGGCCGATTGGCGCGCTTTTTCGGCGACCAGTTCTTCGTCGAACGTCCGATGTGGAAAATTCTGTCCGGCCCGGCGCAGAAACAACAAACCGAACGCCGTCTGCAGCAAGCCGAATATGCCGAATATTTGCAAGCCATCGATGTTGGCGGCCATGGGGTAGTGGCGCCGTTTGGCATTCTGCACCAGTTGCAGACCGGCTATCTGAAAACTGAAGCCCTGCTCGATGCCTTGCGAACCTGGTTGCTCGCAAGCGGCGCTTACCGGCAGGCCGAATTCGATTACGCCGCTATGTGCCTGGAGCCGGATTTGCGCTGGCGCGACATCAAGCCCAAACGCATCGTATTCTGCGAAGGCTACTTGGCGCAGGCCAATCCCTGGTTCGGCCGCTTGCCGTTTCAACCTGCAAAGGGCGTGATTCTGAGCTGTACCAGCCAAACGCCTTTGCCGAGTCAGATCTTGAATTACGGACATTGGTTGCTGCCGCTAACTGTCGATACATTCAAAACCGGAGCAACCTTCGATCCGCTAAATTTAAATCTGGATCCCGAACCCGCCTCTGAAAAGTCTTTGCTGGCGGATTTGCATGCAATCGTGCCGGATCTGGGCGGAATTCGGGTGATCCGGCACCAGGCAGGCATCCGGCCGGCTACGCTGGACAAGGAGCCGCTGATAGGTCGGCATCCTCGGTATTCCGGCCTCTACATATTCAACGGTTTCGGTGCCAAAGGCAGTCTGCTGATTCCCTGGCATGCGGCGCGTTTTGCCGATTACCTGCAGCAGCGTATGCCGTTGCTGCCAAGCTGCGATATAAAGCGATACTATGCCTCGCATTTCTCTGGTTAA
- a CDS encoding HopJ type III effector protein: MNNPILLTAFLEKLKNNQAIDFKETMDVIAENYHYRPTRFSNGLEPCLVNEAGQNEGSCRIFAFAKIHNLSAEQTLALFGDYYRKDVLGNPDGTDHQNIRNFMRDGWAGIQFDGEALQAK, from the coding sequence ATGAATAATCCAATATTGTTGACTGCTTTTCTCGAGAAGTTAAAAAATAATCAAGCTATTGATTTTAAAGAAACTATGGACGTAATTGCGGAAAATTACCATTATCGGCCAACCCGGTTCAGTAACGGTTTGGAACCATGTCTGGTGAATGAGGCCGGGCAGAACGAGGGTTCGTGCCGAATTTTCGCATTTGCCAAGATACACAATCTGTCGGCGGAACAAACCTTAGCCTTGTTTGGCGATTATTACCGGAAAGATGTGCTGGGCAATCCGGATGGTACCGATCACCAAAACATCCGTAATTTCATGCGTGACGGCTGGGCCGGCATCCAATTCGACGGGGAAGCATTGCAAGCCAAGTAG
- a CDS encoding polysaccharide biosynthesis/export family protein, with protein MKQIITLLSFCLFFPVATLAEPEPTSLPPQAEPGPSPASPAPGVTIEQTNYASYQLSPGDALEITVWKEEGLQQLQILISPDGTIIFPLIGTVGAAGKTITELKDNLTTRLSDYIADPSVSVKLLNNQGNSVFVIGKVNKPGQVFSGRRLDVLQALSLAGGLTVFAKEGSISVIRRSGDQVKVFPFDYDDVINGEDLEQNILLEPGDTVTVP; from the coding sequence TTGAAACAGATAATTACACTTTTATCTTTCTGCCTGTTTTTCCCGGTCGCTACGCTAGCCGAGCCCGAACCAACATCCCTTCCCCCGCAAGCGGAACCCGGCCCATCGCCCGCCTCCCCGGCACCGGGCGTAACTATCGAACAAACCAATTACGCCTCATACCAGTTGTCGCCGGGCGATGCACTGGAAATCACGGTCTGGAAGGAAGAAGGCCTGCAACAGTTACAGATTTTGATCTCGCCCGACGGCACCATCATCTTTCCGTTGATCGGTACAGTCGGCGCGGCCGGAAAAACTATCACCGAACTGAAAGATAATCTGACGACCCGATTGTCTGACTACATCGCCGATCCGTCGGTCAGCGTTAAGTTACTCAACAACCAAGGCAATTCGGTATTCGTGATCGGCAAGGTCAACAAACCCGGCCAAGTATTTTCCGGCCGCCGGCTCGATGTATTGCAAGCCCTGAGTCTGGCCGGCGGCCTGACTGTATTCGCCAAGGAAGGATCGATCAGCGTCATTCGCCGCTCCGGCGACCAAGTCAAAGTCTTTCCGTTCGATTACGACGACGTGATTAACGGGGAAGATTTAGAACAGAATATTCTGCTGGAACCAGGGGATACGGTAACCGTACCCTAA
- a CDS encoding CpsD/CapB family tyrosine-protein kinase → MNSIENSADQIQTGTGGNSLPSDKVNVSYTKTRIHTPDQNLLKQNRIISTASPAKWLESYRMLRTRCLQYMDSMQWKTVAITSTSSGSGNTLTAINLAISMAMELDRTALLVDCNLRHPNVDRVFGINTTVGLSDYLLNDTELSSMLVNPGVERLVVLPAGKPLFNATEMLRSPKMVRLVNELKSRYPSRIIIFDMPPILSHDDTLGFSPYVDCVLLVVEEGHTKTDELKNAASLLKDTNVLGAVFNKATDNKIGFNEAV, encoded by the coding sequence ATGAACTCTATCGAAAATTCAGCAGATCAGATTCAGACAGGTACCGGGGGCAACTCTTTGCCTAGCGACAAAGTCAATGTTTCTTACACCAAAACTCGGATTCACACTCCGGATCAAAATCTGTTGAAACAAAATCGGATTATTTCGACAGCCTCTCCGGCAAAGTGGCTGGAATCCTATCGCATGTTGCGCACCCGCTGTTTACAGTATATGGATTCCATGCAATGGAAGACGGTCGCGATAACTAGTACCAGCAGCGGTTCAGGGAATACTTTGACTGCAATTAACTTGGCGATCAGTATGGCGATGGAACTCGACCGTACCGCACTGCTTGTAGATTGCAATTTACGCCATCCTAACGTTGACCGCGTGTTTGGCATTAATACGACAGTTGGTCTTAGCGACTATCTTCTGAACGATACCGAACTCAGCTCGATGCTAGTCAACCCCGGCGTAGAGCGGCTAGTGGTACTTCCCGCAGGCAAACCCCTGTTCAATGCCACTGAAATGCTACGCTCGCCGAAGATGGTCAGACTGGTCAACGAATTGAAGAGCCGTTATCCGTCGCGGATTATCATTTTCGATATGCCACCGATCCTGTCGCACGACGACACGCTGGGCTTCTCTCCGTATGTGGATTGCGTGCTGCTGGTAGTGGAAGAAGGCCACACCAAAACCGACGAACTGAAGAACGCCGCATCGTTGTTGAAAGATACTAACGTTTTGGGAGCGGTATTCAACAAGGCCACCGACAACAAAATCGGCTTTAACGAAGCGGTCTAA